From a region of the Gossypium raimondii isolate GPD5lz chromosome 10, ASM2569854v1, whole genome shotgun sequence genome:
- the LOC105777110 gene encoding probable aquaporin PIP-type 7a, whose amino-acid sequence MEGKEEDVRLGANKFSERQPIGTAAQSQDDKDYTEPPPAPLFEPSELTSWSFYRAGIAEFVATFLFLYISVLTVMGVVKDKTKCTTVGIQGIAWAFGGMIFALVYCTAGISGGHINPAVTFGLFLGRKLSLTRAIYYMVMQCLGAICGAGVVKGFMGKTRYGALGGGANSVNHGYTKGDGLGAEIVGTFVLVYTVFSATDAKRSARDSHVPILAPLPIGFAVFLVHLATIPITGTGINPARSLGAAIIFNKDKGWDDHWIFWVGPFIGAALAALYHVVVIRAIPFKSK is encoded by the exons ATGGAAGGGAAAGAAGAAGATGTTAGATTGGGAGCTAACAAGTTCTCAGAGAGGCAGCCTATTGGGACAGCAGCTCAGTCCCAAGATGATAAGGATTACACTGAGCCACCACCAGCACCCTTGTTTGAGCCTAGTGAGTTGACCTCATGGTCTTTTTACCGAGCTGGAATCGCTGAGTTCGTTGCTACTTTCCTTTTCTTGTATATCTCGGTATTGACTGTGATGGGAGTTGTTAAGGACAAAACCAAGTGTACAACTGTTGGGATTCAAGGGATTGCTTGGGCTTTTGGTGGTATGATCTTTGCTCTTGTTTACTGCACTGCTGGTATCTCAG GTGGTCATATCAATCCAGCGGTGACATTTGGGCTGTTCTTGGGTAGGAAATTGTCGTTGACAAGGGCAATATACTACATGGTGATGCAGTGCTTGGGAGCCATATGTGGGGCTGGTGTGGTTAAAGGGTTCATGGGGAAGACAAGGTATGGTGCTTTGGGTGGTGGAGCTAACTCTGTGAATCATGGCTACACCAAGGGAGATGGGCTTGGTGCTGAAATTGTTGGCACCTTTGTGCTTGTTTACACTGTGTTCTCAGCCACTGATGCCAAGCGCAGTGCCAGAGACTCTCACGTCCCT ATTCTGGCACCATTGCCAATTGGGTTCGCAGTGTTCTTGGTGCACTTAGCCACCATCCCAATCACTGGAACCGGTATTAACCCAGCTCGTAGTCTCGGTGCAGCCATTATTTTCAACAAGGACAAGGGCTGGGATGACCAT TGGATTTTCTGGGTGGGTCCATTCATAGGAGCAGCACTAGCAGCACTCTACCATGTTGTTGTGATCAGAGCCATTCCTTTCAaatcaaaatga